Proteins from a single region of Bdellovibrio bacteriovorus HD100:
- a CDS encoding tetracycline resistance MFS efflux pump has protein sequence MTATSNKSQLAIIFFTVFLYLVGFGVVIPILPILSRNFGATALETGLLLSVYSLMQFLFAPFWGRLSDRMGRRPILLFCLVGETLSYIMFAWARSLEWLFVARILAGFFGASLSTASAYISDITPKHERSKGMALIGAAFGLGFVVGPALGGGLAVWGQHINPAPHFDTSFASYWVAALCFANFLFGVKFLKESLSEKSESAAKRKRFSIMWQYLNKKTVGPLMTVFLLSSLAMSSMEATLILFMGEKYQWDVKQVSFGFAYIGVIIIFTQGFLVRRLLPKWGERKVLRLGVLLLALGLTGIAIADSITGMAITMTLLSLGNGLANPSTLGSISLLSDANEQGAAMGVTQSMASLGRILGPALGGALYGTVAITAPFWASGLMAFLGLAIVIIIYKFIPEHGRVG, from the coding sequence ATGACTGCGACATCAAACAAATCACAGCTGGCCATCATCTTTTTCACTGTTTTCCTGTATTTAGTGGGCTTTGGTGTGGTTATTCCAATCCTCCCCATCCTAAGTCGCAACTTTGGCGCCACGGCGCTTGAAACAGGCTTGCTGCTGTCGGTTTATTCCCTGATGCAATTTCTATTTGCACCATTCTGGGGCCGCCTGAGCGATCGGATGGGTCGTCGTCCGATTCTGTTGTTCTGCCTGGTGGGTGAAACTCTTTCTTACATCATGTTTGCCTGGGCGAGGTCTTTGGAGTGGCTCTTTGTCGCACGCATCCTGGCGGGTTTCTTCGGCGCCAGCCTTTCCACTGCTTCGGCTTATATTTCGGATATCACCCCAAAACACGAACGCTCCAAAGGCATGGCCCTGATTGGGGCGGCGTTTGGTTTGGGCTTTGTTGTCGGACCGGCCTTGGGTGGTGGCCTGGCGGTTTGGGGTCAGCACATCAATCCCGCCCCGCACTTTGACACTTCGTTTGCCTCCTACTGGGTGGCGGCTTTGTGCTTTGCGAACTTCTTGTTTGGTGTGAAGTTCCTGAAGGAATCCTTAAGCGAGAAAAGCGAGTCTGCCGCAAAAAGAAAACGTTTCTCGATCATGTGGCAGTATCTGAACAAAAAAACCGTGGGCCCTCTGATGACAGTGTTCCTGCTGTCATCTTTGGCAATGTCTTCCATGGAGGCCACCCTGATCCTGTTCATGGGTGAAAAATACCAGTGGGACGTCAAACAGGTCAGCTTCGGTTTTGCCTATATCGGAGTCATCATCATCTTCACTCAAGGTTTTTTGGTGCGACGTCTGCTGCCAAAGTGGGGCGAGCGCAAGGTTCTGCGTCTGGGGGTTTTGCTTCTGGCTCTGGGCCTGACTGGCATTGCTATCGCGGATTCCATCACCGGCATGGCGATCACGATGACTTTACTGTCATTGGGCAATGGCCTGGCCAATCCTTCAACGTTGGGAAGCATCAGCTTGCTGTCTGATGCCAACGAACAAGGTGCCGCCATGGGAGTCACTCAAAGTATGGCTTCATTGGGTCGCATTCTGGGACCTGCATTGGGCGGGGCCCTTTACGGAACTGTGGCGATCACCGCTCCGTTCTGGGCATCGGGCCTGATGGCCTTCCTGGGTCTTGCCATTGTTATCATCATTTACAAATTCATCCCGGAACACGGGCGCGTAGGATAG
- a CDS encoding DUF167 domain-containing protein, with product MIEATKGGVRLHLFIQPKSSKNEVVGPHNGEIKIKLTAPPVDGKANECLIEFLSDLFDIPKRDVHLIKGETGRHKVVELAGLDVEKTREALRLP from the coding sequence ATGATTGAAGCAACAAAAGGTGGAGTTCGACTCCACCTTTTTATTCAGCCCAAGTCCTCCAAAAACGAAGTTGTGGGTCCTCACAACGGCGAAATCAAAATCAAACTGACCGCCCCGCCTGTCGACGGAAAAGCCAATGAATGCCTGATCGAATTTCTTTCGGATCTGTTTGATATTCCCAAGCGCGATGTGCATTTGATCAAAGGCGAAACCGGACGCCACAAGGTGGTGGAGCTGGCAGGTCTTGATGTGGAAAAAACAAGGGAAGCACTGAGGCTTCCCTAA
- a CDS encoding DivIVA domain-containing protein — MRITPIDIAHKSFGKKMMGLDADEVMDFLQQIAAQMESLIQERNTLKEAIREKELSLMEYKERDQVLKETIATATQMADRLRQDADREAKLIIADAQQKAEIITRDSRDSLKKMYQEVTELKRVRMQFEANLKALAQAHLSLLEQGEKYMPQAQLPNHNIVNGNGAGRSPNVSPLSAE; from the coding sequence ATGAGAATTACTCCTATCGATATCGCTCACAAATCTTTTGGTAAAAAGATGATGGGTCTTGATGCTGACGAAGTTATGGATTTTCTTCAGCAGATCGCTGCCCAGATGGAGTCCTTGATTCAGGAAAGAAACACCCTGAAAGAAGCCATTCGCGAAAAAGAACTTTCTTTGATGGAATACAAAGAGCGCGATCAGGTTTTGAAAGAGACTATCGCCACTGCAACTCAGATGGCAGACCGCCTTCGTCAGGATGCCGACCGTGAAGCGAAATTGATCATCGCCGATGCCCAGCAAAAGGCCGAGATCATCACTCGTGATTCCCGCGACTCTTTGAAGAAAATGTACCAGGAAGTGACCGAACTGAAGCGCGTGCGCATGCAGTTTGAAGCCAACCTGAAAGCTCTGGCGCAAGCGCATCTGTCCCTGCTGGAGCAAGGTGAAAAGTACATGCCACAAGCTCAGCTTCCAAATCACAATATCGTGAATGGAAATGGCGCCGGCCGCTCTCCAAACGTGTCCCCTCTTTCTGCTGAATAA
- a CDS encoding pyrroline-5-carboxylate reductase family protein gives MNPLLKSQKIGFLGAGNMAQAMIKGLIEGGFPAKNIFASNRSEGKLHKLAETFKINPVFSNDELVDTCDIIILAIKPQDLLQALEPVTRSFDEHKIVISVAAGIRMEKLERYVQGARLARVMPNTPSLIGRGVIGYLLNDDDDSGLDSTVEDLFQPLGRVIQVHDEDQFEALMVSCSSGTGFVFEMMMYWQDWIEEHGFSVEEARMMTIETFVGASLLAAQAREGVEDLQARVTSKKGVTAAGLQSMRELEIERALRISFEKAAMRNKEMAREIK, from the coding sequence ATGAATCCCTTGTTGAAATCGCAAAAAATCGGCTTTCTGGGTGCAGGGAATATGGCGCAAGCCATGATCAAAGGTCTCATCGAAGGAGGCTTTCCTGCCAAAAATATTTTCGCTTCCAACCGCTCTGAAGGAAAGCTTCACAAACTTGCTGAAACATTCAAAATAAATCCGGTCTTCAGCAATGATGAACTGGTCGACACGTGCGATATCATCATCCTGGCGATCAAACCTCAGGATCTGCTGCAGGCACTGGAGCCAGTGACCCGCAGTTTTGACGAACACAAGATCGTCATCAGTGTTGCCGCCGGCATCCGCATGGAAAAGCTGGAGCGTTACGTTCAAGGTGCGCGCCTTGCGCGCGTGATGCCCAACACCCCATCTCTGATCGGTCGTGGAGTTATCGGTTATCTTTTGAATGACGATGACGACAGCGGCCTGGACAGCACCGTGGAAGACCTTTTCCAGCCTCTGGGTCGTGTGATTCAGGTTCACGACGAGGATCAGTTTGAAGCCCTGATGGTTTCCTGCTCCAGCGGAACCGGATTTGTCTTTGAGATGATGATGTACTGGCAGGACTGGATCGAAGAGCATGGCTTTTCTGTCGAAGAAGCCCGCATGATGACCATTGAAACTTTTGTCGGCGCCTCGCTGCTGGCAGCACAAGCCCGCGAAGGCGTGGAAGACCTGCAAGCCCGTGTCACATCAAAGAAAGGCGTCACTGCGGCTGGACTTCAGTCCATGAGAGAGCTTGAGATTGAACGCGCTCTTCGCATCAGCTTCGAGAAAGCGGCGATGAGAAACAAAGAAATGGCCCGGGAAATCAAATAA
- a CDS encoding YggS family pyridoxal phosphate-dependent enzyme, with the protein MALKEITEKAKPAKILAVSKLQPAEKVRALHVEGQRLFGENYVQEALEKQSVLSDLSDIQWHLIGHLQKNKAKLVVGKFHLIHSVDSLELAQVISRQCEQKGVSQNILIQVNLAGEASKEGFSAETLENQWAELTKLPHLHIYGLMTMPPLTETGAEVRPYFAELRQLRDRLKTTTDTTVHPLNELSMGTSHDYPVAVEEGATIVRLGTILFGERPAKG; encoded by the coding sequence ATGGCATTAAAAGAGATCACAGAAAAAGCAAAACCCGCGAAGATCCTGGCCGTTTCTAAACTTCAGCCGGCGGAAAAGGTGCGCGCCCTGCACGTCGAGGGTCAGCGCCTGTTTGGTGAAAATTACGTTCAGGAAGCCCTTGAAAAACAAAGCGTGCTTTCTGACCTTTCTGATATTCAGTGGCATCTGATTGGCCACCTTCAAAAGAACAAAGCCAAATTGGTGGTCGGAAAGTTTCACCTGATTCATTCGGTGGACTCTCTGGAACTGGCTCAGGTGATCAGCCGCCAGTGCGAACAAAAAGGCGTCAGTCAAAACATCCTGATCCAGGTGAATCTGGCAGGCGAAGCCAGCAAAGAGGGCTTTTCCGCGGAAACACTTGAAAACCAGTGGGCCGAACTGACGAAACTGCCCCATCTTCACATTTATGGCCTGATGACCATGCCACCATTAACCGAAACCGGGGCCGAAGTACGTCCTTACTTTGCAGAGCTGCGCCAACTGCGCGACCGCCTGAAAACGACCACGGACACGACAGTTCATCCGCTGAATGAGCTGTCAATGGGCACGAGTCACGACTATCCGGTCGCGGTTGAGGAAGGCGCCACAATCGTGCGCCTTGGGACTATTTTATTTGGCGAACGTCCCGCCAAAGGGTAG
- a CDS encoding polysaccharide deacetylase family protein, protein MKRPISLALSALTLTASLAHAQEEALPQAPSNEKLIELQTTQGMKRAMEKILNIESEWGIFDKFKPNRCKYAIQVPDSVTRGTIALTFDDGPNPDTTPLILDVLKAHNAKGTFFILGSKIKGNEAILRRMVAEGHQLANHSYSHPNFHELSSSRMNSEIKTTDRLLRTVGTPRFFRYPYGNSTCSSNELVSSLGYVNVGWDIDTCDWAFADGQVSDKENATCQAPQHLRRDYAGYVANVVAQTQGGVLLMHDIHKNTAHSLDRLMTMLEQDGYRFVSLTDRNIFPKLNRR, encoded by the coding sequence ATGAAACGCCCTATTTCTTTGGCACTGTCCGCGCTGACTTTGACTGCTTCCCTGGCTCACGCCCAGGAGGAAGCTCTGCCACAGGCTCCTTCCAACGAAAAACTGATTGAGCTCCAGACGACCCAGGGAATGAAACGGGCGATGGAAAAAATCCTGAACATCGAAAGCGAATGGGGCATTTTCGACAAATTCAAACCGAATCGCTGCAAGTATGCGATTCAAGTTCCTGACTCGGTCACTCGTGGTACGATTGCGCTGACCTTCGATGACGGGCCGAACCCGGATACAACACCTTTGATTCTGGATGTCCTGAAAGCACACAATGCCAAGGGCACGTTCTTTATTTTGGGAAGCAAAATCAAAGGTAACGAAGCGATCCTGCGCCGTATGGTGGCCGAAGGTCATCAGCTGGCGAATCACTCTTACAGCCATCCGAACTTCCACGAACTGAGCTCATCGCGCATGAACTCGGAAATCAAGACCACCGACCGCCTGCTTCGCACCGTGGGAACTCCCCGCTTCTTCCGTTATCCTTACGGAAACTCCACCTGCTCCAGCAACGAACTGGTCAGTTCTTTGGGTTATGTAAATGTAGGCTGGGATATCGACACTTGCGACTGGGCTTTTGCTGACGGCCAAGTCAGCGACAAAGAAAACGCAACCTGCCAGGCCCCGCAGCATCTGCGCCGTGATTACGCCGGCTACGTAGCTAACGTCGTGGCACAAACTCAAGGCGGTGTCCTGCTGATGCACGACATCCACAAAAACACCGCACACAGCCTGGACCGTCTGATGACGATGCTGGAACAAGACGGCTACCGTTTCGTATCCCTCACCGACCGCAACATCTTCCCCAAACTAAACCGCCGCTAA
- a CDS encoding Maf family protein: protein MKPALILASESPRRKQLLSEAGFSFDVVPVKVSEIPNKNLNVNDQILDIARRKASAALPLLKSSRQDAFIVLCADTEVIFNGAPLGKPADRQDAYRILKLLSGKYHEVITAVCLVESSTGKEVSQTETTKIYFRQLTDDEIWTYIDTGEPMDKAGAYGIQGQGGKFIERFDGPFYNVVGLPIDLVKNLLSKF, encoded by the coding sequence ATGAAACCAGCATTGATCTTGGCCTCAGAGTCACCGCGCCGAAAACAGCTTCTTAGTGAAGCGGGTTTTTCATTCGACGTGGTTCCAGTTAAAGTATCGGAAATTCCTAACAAAAACCTGAATGTAAACGATCAGATTTTAGATATCGCCAGACGAAAAGCGAGTGCTGCTTTGCCCCTGCTAAAGTCCAGCCGGCAAGACGCGTTTATCGTGCTTTGCGCCGACACCGAGGTGATTTTCAATGGGGCCCCCCTGGGTAAGCCCGCCGATCGTCAGGATGCCTATCGCATTCTTAAACTTTTGTCTGGTAAATATCATGAGGTCATCACGGCGGTCTGCCTGGTCGAGTCCAGCACGGGCAAGGAAGTGTCTCAGACTGAGACTACAAAAATTTACTTCCGGCAGCTGACTGATGATGAAATCTGGACCTACATAGACACCGGCGAACCCATGGACAAAGCCGGTGCTTACGGCATTCAGGGACAGGGTGGAAAATTCATCGAACGCTTCGACGGCCCCTTCTACAATGTGGTGGGACTTCCCATCGACCTGGTGAAAAATCTACTGTCCAAATTCTGA
- a CDS encoding type II secretion system F family protein, with protein sequence MGSAELMLILGLLLAGVAVFLFVSSIFASNTDKQQLSWANNDEPVKSKNPVINFSRPLVHQFTLQHAMKIRSESYRKKVRKYIKTSGLSSELNEDEFIGLQFLWGIMFPIFLLIMNFSLQLGLSPMVVVGMGLIGFYLPQIHARGEKKRRELSVRADLPFFIDLLALSVEAGLDFFSAIQKIVDKANGTDSVLAEEFSIVLKDIKIGSSKAQALKEMAERLDMNEITSFVAVLVDAESTGASISQVLKDQSVQMRLERFVRAEKAGAQASQTMLIPLMLFILPAVFIIVFGPVAVSFMYGGK encoded by the coding sequence ATGGGAAGTGCAGAGTTAATGCTGATTCTGGGATTGCTGCTCGCAGGAGTTGCGGTCTTCCTTTTTGTCAGTTCCATCTTTGCAAGTAACACGGACAAGCAGCAGCTTTCATGGGCGAACAATGATGAGCCGGTGAAATCCAAAAATCCGGTGATCAATTTCTCGCGACCACTGGTGCACCAGTTCACCTTGCAGCATGCGATGAAGATTCGCAGCGAGTCCTACCGCAAAAAAGTTCGTAAATACATCAAAACCTCGGGCCTGTCTTCAGAGCTGAACGAGGATGAATTCATCGGGTTGCAGTTCCTGTGGGGGATCATGTTCCCGATCTTCCTGCTGATCATGAACTTCTCATTGCAGTTGGGTTTGTCCCCGATGGTTGTTGTGGGTATGGGTCTGATTGGTTTCTATCTGCCGCAGATTCATGCGCGCGGGGAAAAGAAGCGCCGGGAGCTTTCCGTGCGCGCGGACCTGCCGTTCTTCATCGATCTGCTGGCGCTGTCGGTGGAAGCGGGTCTGGACTTTTTCTCGGCGATTCAGAAGATCGTGGACAAAGCCAATGGCACGGACAGTGTGCTGGCAGAAGAGTTTTCAATTGTTTTGAAAGATATCAAAATCGGTTCCTCCAAAGCGCAGGCTTTGAAGGAAATGGCTGAGCGTTTGGACATGAACGAGATCACAAGTTTTGTGGCGGTTCTGGTGGATGCCGAGTCCACGGGGGCCAGTATTTCCCAGGTCCTGAAAGACCAGTCAGTGCAGATGCGTCTGGAAAGATTCGTTCGTGCTGAGAAAGCCGGTGCGCAGGCCTCCCAGACCATGTTGATCCCGCTGATGCTGTTCATTCTGCCAGCGGTATTCATCATCGTCTTCGGTCCGGTAGCGGTTTCATTCATGTATGGTGGAAAGTAA
- a CDS encoding DUF192 domain-containing protein translates to MAKLMNTTNNKTLIADLEVASTFLSRGKGLLGRESLPAEKALWIHHCNSIHTFFMKFSIDCVFVDKNLKVRAIRRDVRPWRLVLPVWGAASVIEMASGTVSNGNVSVGDQLYVGA, encoded by the coding sequence ATGGCTAAGTTGATGAACACAACCAACAACAAAACTTTGATTGCGGATCTGGAAGTGGCCTCCACTTTCCTGAGTCGTGGCAAAGGTCTTTTGGGCCGCGAAAGTCTGCCGGCTGAAAAGGCGTTGTGGATTCATCACTGCAACAGCATCCACACCTTCTTTATGAAGTTTTCTATTGATTGTGTGTTCGTGGATAAAAATCTTAAGGTGCGCGCGATCCGCAGGGATGTGCGTCCCTGGAGACTGGTGCTCCCGGTGTGGGGAGCCGCTTCGGTGATAGAGATGGCATCAGGTACAGTCAGCAACGGGAATGTCAGCGTGGGAGATCAACTTTATGTGGGCGCTTAG
- a CDS encoding FHA domain-containing protein — protein sequence MWALRILSGPQAGSVLELKMGKNLIGRAPQCDIKLISSGVSKEHTEIAVFKDKIVVTDLRSSNGTYLNGVRVQSGVMRLGDKLGIHDVIADVIPAQESRAQRPQGQPSPQAPMPYYGGGAAPQMPQPMHMGMPQQNMGMPQGMPQPMAGMGMPGAGPAPAPAPAFQQGGFKGLVDKFNEYMDRVALPGVYKLPQFVEMKMVLLGFVVLFIFSTTLLSMIPMVQITRASIINESKRRAASIARTVATLNQAALLQNSYSSLSTNAAESEDGVKQVLIVQQSDGMILAPASRAGTTPDLPFVHSARREMRPQSVEVDSSTIGASFPIGLFDPNTGEQSVKAHAIVLYDIGSLAFDDGRAISLFMQTLVIASLIGLLLFYFMYKLIEYPLVTLNAQLDAAMREKTDNTVVDFQFPPLQALIGNVNSLLTRYINGDTDKGGGAAGFVNKDGEAENLMQMIGYPCVAISKEGRIISCNPSFLQVARAEMAQIQGQMYKAIPDVALQQNIEGLVARSRENPRGIHTDQLEFSGHLCILSCQAFCTGQEVDYYVITVSPTEGGS from the coding sequence ATGTGGGCGCTTAGAATCTTGTCCGGCCCGCAGGCGGGTTCAGTGCTGGAGCTGAAGATGGGGAAAAACCTCATCGGTCGGGCTCCTCAGTGTGACATAAAACTTATCAGTTCCGGTGTTTCCAAGGAACACACCGAGATTGCTGTATTCAAAGATAAAATTGTTGTGACGGATCTTCGTTCCAGCAACGGCACTTATTTGAACGGTGTCCGTGTGCAGAGTGGTGTGATGCGTTTGGGTGACAAACTGGGCATTCACGATGTGATTGCCGATGTGATCCCGGCGCAGGAATCCCGAGCACAGCGTCCGCAAGGGCAGCCAAGTCCGCAGGCGCCAATGCCTTACTATGGCGGCGGAGCCGCTCCACAAATGCCGCAACCTATGCACATGGGTATGCCACAGCAAAATATGGGTATGCCTCAGGGGATGCCGCAGCCAATGGCGGGCATGGGGATGCCGGGCGCAGGCCCAGCACCCGCACCAGCTCCGGCATTCCAGCAGGGCGGTTTCAAAGGCCTGGTGGATAAATTCAACGAATATATGGACCGCGTGGCTTTGCCCGGGGTTTACAAGCTTCCACAGTTTGTGGAAATGAAAATGGTTCTGCTGGGCTTTGTGGTGTTGTTTATCTTCTCCACAACGCTGCTTTCAATGATTCCGATGGTGCAGATCACCCGCGCCAGTATCATCAATGAAAGTAAACGCCGGGCGGCTTCCATTGCCCGTACGGTGGCGACACTGAATCAGGCAGCTCTTTTGCAAAACAGTTATTCATCCTTAAGCACCAACGCGGCGGAATCCGAAGACGGTGTGAAGCAGGTTCTGATTGTGCAGCAGTCTGATGGTATGATCCTGGCGCCGGCTTCGCGCGCGGGGACCACGCCGGATCTGCCGTTTGTTCACTCGGCCCGTCGGGAAATGCGCCCGCAGTCGGTGGAAGTGGACTCCTCCACTATCGGTGCGAGCTTCCCAATTGGTCTGTTTGACCCGAACACGGGCGAGCAGTCGGTGAAGGCGCATGCGATTGTGCTTTATGATATCGGCAGTCTGGCCTTTGATGACGGCCGGGCGATCAGTCTGTTTATGCAGACGCTGGTGATTGCCTCATTGATTGGTTTGTTGCTGTTCTACTTCATGTATAAGCTGATTGAATATCCGCTGGTGACGTTGAATGCACAACTGGACGCCGCCATGCGCGAAAAAACTGACAATACGGTGGTGGATTTCCAGTTCCCGCCATTGCAGGCTTTGATTGGTAATGTCAACAGTCTGTTGACCAGATATATCAACGGTGACACCGACAAGGGCGGTGGTGCCGCAGGATTTGTGAACAAGGACGGCGAGGCTGAAAATCTGATGCAGATGATCGGTTATCCATGTGTGGCGATTTCGAAGGAAGGCCGGATTATTTCCTGCAACCCTTCATTCCTGCAGGTGGCTCGTGCTGAAATGGCGCAGATTCAGGGGCAGATGTACAAAGCAATCCCGGATGTGGCTTTGCAGCAGAATATCGAAGGTCTGGTGGCGCGTTCCCGGGAAAATCCACGCGGCATCCACACGGATCAGCTGGAGTTCAGCGGGCACCTTTGTATTCTGAGCTGTCAGGCATTCTGCACAGGCCAGGAAGTGGATTATTATGTGATCACTGTGTCACCAACTGAAGGAGGCTCGTGA
- a CDS encoding FHA domain-containing protein gives MSAAPQVKDSMKFDIEIIKGPHIGQKLSFEKASVSMGRGPENDIVLSQDPRVSRQHAEIKQRGNEFVLVNLSQKNFVMVNGQSIQSEVLTNDSVIQIGETEILFKVDMPVVQAPPPTPAATPSPLLTPNPFPAPTPPRPQQMPVSNPFPQAQTPAYQQPRPMPAMPNPSMPPAQPMAYGGYTPPPNHGMPNMGAPMGGPSGGGGLLSNPKARFYGIIAIVGLAAWFFLSDSGNKNKKDPNAFRTSALSMADVAEAEKRSQELLTIKKEKYDSVQYRRAQENFIKGFRDFQQGQYARAREAFQVVLNLDPDNELAKRYFHLSKIKFDELVKFNMIQGNRYREKKNWRMCQSNYSNVMTMLQHRKDDPSFKEAKQFYEECTLNLEGRF, from the coding sequence ATGAGCGCAGCCCCTCAGGTGAAGGATTCCATGAAGTTTGATATCGAGATCATCAAAGGACCGCATATTGGTCAGAAGCTTTCTTTTGAAAAGGCTTCTGTATCCATGGGCCGTGGTCCCGAGAATGACATTGTCCTTTCCCAGGATCCGCGCGTCAGCCGTCAGCACGCGGAAATCAAACAGCGTGGCAATGAATTTGTGCTCGTCAATCTGAGTCAGAAAAACTTTGTGATGGTCAATGGCCAGAGCATTCAATCCGAAGTTCTTACGAACGATTCGGTGATTCAGATTGGTGAGACAGAAATTCTGTTCAAAGTCGACATGCCCGTGGTGCAGGCGCCTCCGCCAACACCGGCAGCGACACCGTCTCCGCTATTGACGCCAAATCCGTTCCCGGCGCCGACTCCACCGCGTCCGCAGCAGATGCCGGTCAGCAATCCGTTCCCGCAGGCTCAGACGCCGGCTTATCAGCAGCCTCGTCCGATGCCGGCGATGCCGAATCCTTCGATGCCTCCGGCACAGCCGATGGCTTATGGTGGGTACACTCCACCTCCGAATCACGGCATGCCCAACATGGGGGCGCCGATGGGTGGACCTTCTGGTGGTGGCGGACTGCTTTCCAATCCGAAGGCCAGATTCTATGGAATCATCGCCATTGTGGGTTTGGCAGCGTGGTTCTTCCTGTCGGATTCCGGCAATAAGAACAAAAAAGACCCGAATGCATTCAGAACTTCAGCTCTGTCCATGGCGGACGTGGCCGAGGCCGAGAAACGTTCGCAGGAGCTTTTGACAATTAAAAAAGAAAAATACGACTCGGTTCAATACCGCCGGGCTCAGGAAAACTTCATCAAGGGCTTCCGCGACTTCCAGCAGGGCCAGTATGCTCGTGCGCGCGAGGCGTTCCAGGTTGTTTTGAATCTGGATCCGGACAACGAGCTGGCAAAACGGTATTTCCATCTTTCGAAGATCAAGTTTGACGAGCTGGTGAAATTCAACATGATTCAAGGCAACCGATACCGCGAAAAAAAGAACTGGAGAATGTGCCAGTCGAATTATTCCAACGTGATGACCATGCTTCAGCACCGCAAGGACGATCCTTCATTCAAGGAAGCCAAGCAGTTCTATGAAGAGTGCACGCTGAATCTGGAGGGCAGGTTCTAA